The genomic stretch aaataagggtatgatcttgttcccctccctaatttatcctagtatatttaaaacttgggtctaatttgcttcataagtagctcaagcactatagaagagagagaaaaacaaaactctaattactcactaaccaaccattaaaactttaaaaaaaagtgtggaatagcattttcttaccttctataacctcttcaccaaaggatttgagaccaaaaccttccccccttagtagagcaatttttgggaggtgcacaaggcctccccacctttctttcacgggttggagtgagtgacccgagaagcaagaaggtgctgcagctgttttttatgtgggtcatttgtaggggcggctggtgattaagccgcccctacaaatcggagctatatatacggggacatttgtaggggcagctcaatcaccagccacccctataaatagcaactccaggggtgggtggtgattgagccgcccctacaaatcagaccccatttataggggcggctcgtatcaccagctgcccctgctgttccatttgtaggggcggctggtgtctgggcatccgagcacgccactgtaggggcggctccatcaccagccgcccctacaaaaaaattgaactgttgctaaaaatcgttttttacgtggTGAATGGCCGCAGCTACGTGGTGAATGACCGCAGCTACCCCGTCACCGAAGAGAGCTTGGCCGACAAGCGAGTCAAGGTGAGACTCTGAGGGCCGGCGGAACGTTACCACAGTGATCTCAAAGCACACGATGAGCACCCGGGCACCACAGTTGTTCTCGGCAAGGTCCTTGGCAAGACGGAGCACCATTCCGCCGGCGAAGCAACCTTGGTGGTACATCATCACTCGGTTCACGGAGGGGCATAGACCGAGTAGCTTGGTGAGCTGGTAGTCGGCGCCAGGCATGTCCACGCCGGAGGTGGTGCAGAAGACGAGGTGCGTGATCTGGGAACGTGGCTGGCCCCACTCTTTGAGCGCCTTCTTTGCTGCTGCCGTGCCCAGCTTGGGTATCTCCTCTATCAGGATATCCTGGCGTGCGTCTAGGGATGGTGCCCAATATGAGCTCATGTTGGGGTTCTCCTGTAGGATGCCCTCAGTCAAATGCATGTAACGCTTCCTAATCATCGACTTGTGGcctgcaccaacaccaacatccACAATATCTATTTGTTCAGGAATAAtttcactcggcaaagcccgaaatacactcggcaaaggctttaccgagtgccgcactcggcaaagggcactcggcaaagaattaaccGGCAAAAAAGCCTTTGAGTGCATGTAAcgctttttgtcgggcactcggcaaagcctttgccgcactcgacaaagatttacactcggcaaaatgaaaatgcaaaaaaaacctaaaaataatagcaatttttttttggGGGAGGCCGCTACCCACCATCAAAGTCGCTGTATTTTTTGCGCAAAATTGGCGGCTAACGCGGCCAGCGGGATTCGAACTCACAACCTCTCCCTCgtgtgtctgctgctctaccactgcactacaccaTCACTTTTGTCTAGATTctgttatctatcctcatatattatactaaaccgagagtaaattacttgtttgaggccccaaacgaattcaaatcaaaaagtggtcaactacaaagttttataacttttggagatctacaattttcatttaggaagtttttccatccgaggtcgtttgaaaaattcgaattttaaatttgagagattcaaacgtagttttgcatgataagatgatttcaaatcaaaaagttgtcaactacatagtttcataacttttggagatctacaattttcatttaggaagtttttccatccgaggtcgtttgaaaaattcgaattttaaaattttcaaattcaaacgtcgttttttgcatgacaagatgatttcaaatcaaaatgtcacgaactacaaaatttcataacttctcaagatctacaaagtttattttggtcatttgttcatccgacatagtggtagtaacattattcataaatcttatatatctatcttctactttcatgaaactaatacgagagatatgagagagatgtagattttatgaacaacgttattgtcgctttgtcaaatgaagaaatgatcaaaataaactttgtagatcttgagaagttatacaactttgtagttgaaaagtttttcatttgaattcatttagagcctcaaaaattgctttgaaaaaataatttaccgagggcCAAAAataatgcacacggcaaaatgcctctttgccgagtgccaaaaaaggcactcggcaaagacgcattttgccgagtgccaaaaaatggcactcggcaaaatacatctttgccgagtgccaaaaaaaaggcactcggcaaagacgcattttgccgagtgccgaaaaatggcactcggcaaaatacatctttgccgagtgccaaaaaaggcactcggcaaagacgcattttgccgactttgccgagtgccgaaaaaacactcggcaaacccgtctttgccaagtgcccgataaaatacactcggcaaagcttccggcactcggcaaagtgccggtttccggtagtgtatgGTTTGAATTTATTTACatttcatgcatgtgtcaaaaaAATAATCAAGTGTTTGATAACACATTTATTTGGAGTTATTATATATGAAAACTAGGTCAATTTTAGAAAAAAACTACTTATTAAAGTTAAAACAACCAGGATTTGGAATAGAGTACGTAGCTAATTACACAGAAGTTAATTATGTTGTTTTTTCTTGTTTACCaattaacacaagatacatggtTCGGCTGTTTCTGTCCTACCACTTAACCAAACACACACAAACTGTTTGCACTTTATATCCACAGAGTAATAAAACTGAACCAACCTTGTGACCTCCATTTTTACCAAGATTCGTTCAACACATCAAAATTACCAAGATAGGACTTGAGCCATGCATCCATTCTAGCTAGGATCGCCCACATGGGTTGGAATAACATTTTTGCACGGCGCAAAATGATAAAACTGGGACATGACTAGCTTAGGATCTCGGCGTGATGGCTTGCACACCATGACAAGCATCTGACACGGtatttcactactacagaatggacttgttgtcctggacggtaacggcctttagtacCGGTTACCGCgctgggacaacgatcccgggactaaaggtggaaccttcagtcccgggtcatcgagccgggactaaagagggacctttagtcccagttggtattaccaaccgcgactaaaggccctccagccgagcaaacctggccgcaccctttagtcccggttggtaaccccaaccgggactaaaggttccttttctttttcttttttttgtttaatttgttttcagttcagttacacatatttgtttaatatataatatgtttttatgtacatattctacgctgctaatataaatacacgcacgcatataattacatctaattctcatctcgagcattattatat from Miscanthus floridulus cultivar M001 unplaced genomic scaffold, ASM1932011v1 fs_573_3, whole genome shotgun sequence encodes the following:
- the LOC136532309 gene encoding chalcone synthase 2-like, which encodes MMTGKVTSEAVRKAQRAEGPAMVLAIGTATPANCVYQADYPDYYFRVTESEHLTDLKEKFKRICHKSMIRKRYMHLTEGILQENPNMSSYWAPSLDARQDILIEEIPKLGTAAAKKALKEWGQPRSQITHLVFCTTSGVDMPGADYQLTKLLGLCPSVNRVMMYHQGCFAGGMVLRLAKDLAENNCGARVLIVCFEITVVTFRRPSESHLDSLVGQALFGDGVAAVIHHVAAAIHHVKNDF